In the Camarhynchus parvulus chromosome 12, STF_HiC, whole genome shotgun sequence genome, TGGCTGGCTGCATCATTTCACTTTCAAGTGAGTATCAGAAACCTGTACCAGTCTCATATGGTTTTAATGCATCTGCATGTTATTCTCATCTTGTACTTGACCAGAATAACACCTACAAGTGCTAGAATTTAAAAGTCTGGTCTATTGCTAAAAGTTTACAAACTGTACTTGAGTGacaattccaaaaaaaaaaaaacaacccaaaaccaaaccaaacaacctccctcaaacaaacaaaaaaccccacaaaaaacccaaacccaccccccccccaaaataaaaccaaaacaaaatgaaacaaaaaaccaaacagcaaaaccagcagtttaaaaaaataattacagaggTTGGCAAAAGAGCTGGCGTTCCAGGTTTATCTGCTGCTGGGGGATGTGCTTTAATGTACTCTCTTGGGGCATACTCTGTCTCTAATTTGTAAAAATAGGATCCTGGTATGACTTGTTCTGTATCTTAGTATTCCTTAGTCTTCTGTTGTCTGACCTCACTATTTTCATAtactgattttggttttttactcTTTAATCCACCTGAgatgcagctggggctgtgcttgtgctgctgggtCCCAAGgacctgacctgctggacacTGTTTTGCCCAGGCTGTGGAtttgggcagggcagcagggcaccGAGAggtgggctgtgctgccttgtTCTGTGGTGAATGAAACCCACCTCATTTCCTAGGAATGAGAAGGGCAAGGTATCTTTTTGGGTTGGGAATTAACTGTGAACATTGAGTTGTTTTGGAACGTGGGGCTCTGGCTTGGCTAAATCTTTGTGCTGCCTTTAGCTGGGTGGCTGTATGTTGAAGTTTGTTAGTAAAGAGGATGGGACCAGAAGTCTTGGGAACTGTGTGGTCTTTtaagatgtaaaaataaacaaagctgAGAAGCTCTACCCTACTTAAAACAGGCTGACCTAAATTTTCAGCAGTTCTAGCAGAGAggcaggctctgggcagggataAAGGCTTGCTGATGACTGGCTTCCCTGTCCTTCCATGGCTTGACAAGGTTGACAGGCCACCTTTGGCAAATCAGCACTGGACTCTGAGGTCATTCACTTCCCCCTTCTTgagctgcacagcctggctgtggatTTGCCTTATGCTCCTGGGTACAGTCTCCTTGTTATGCAAGTCAACAGTTCAGCATCTTCTGGGAAGTCACAGCATGAATCTCTTCTCAAATTGCTTTTGTTGGAGTGTGTTGACAGCATGTTAGATGTCCCCTGGCTTGTCCCTACAGAGATTGCTTTTGAGAGTAGGTGTCTGGGAAGTCCTTTCATACTCTTTGTCTGTAGATTAATGTTCCTGCTATCAGTTGCAGTTCTCCACTACTGAATTATTAATTCTGcagtgagggtttttttattcttagtgTTCACTGACTTTCAtacttgatttatttttctgagtagTTTGAAACTGgagctggaaatgggaatgtTGACTAATATTAACAGATCACGTGTGTGACCTCAGAGGTGGCTAAATAAACTTTTTTAATTGGGAAAATGACATCTGTCTTTCAAAGTACTCACAGTTTCCCAGGTGAAAGGTTGCTTGTGAACATGTATTGCCCTCAGAGGCACACTGCTTGTTATTCAAGAAAACTGGGATGTTCAGGCAACTGGTGGAGTGGTTATGTGTGCTCCAGAGGCAGTCCTGTGGGTAATGTGatgggagaaggagggagaagagggtTTGCAGATTCTCCTGCTAATGTGACTTTGTAGCTGAATGCTTTCCTGGCAGAGAGCCTGCCTTTGATTGGAAAGCATTCCCCTTGGTGTTCTTGTAGGTCCTGATGGTCTGCcatgttttgttctgtgtttgtgtgtgctttttCCTGCAGGGAGATAAGAGGAGAGGAATTGTGTATCCTTTCAGCAGCCTTCTGTTAAACTTGGAATACCACAGCTCAAGCACGTGAACAGATGGATAATGGAGACTGGGGATATATGGTGAGTGCAAGTGTGCACTGTGCACCACAACTGGGCTTCCAAGCTCTTGCAGCAAGAATCCTTCCAGATCTGCCTTCTGTAGATCCAGAGCTTCAGTCATGAGAGAAGGGGAGCTATGCCTGTTAGAACAGCTTTACAACAGCTCACACACCTTCCCTGGAGTGCTGAACACCTCCTGTGCACTTTGTGGGGAGTGCCCAGGTTCACATTTGCTGGGGACAATCAGCCAGGACTGAACTGATGCCTTGAGCTCACTGTTACCATTTTCCTAACACAAAAGCCGAAAATAGTTTATgctttctgcttattttttaaaggacttttgtcattttatttatcaagaaaagtatttttccttgTAAACCTTGTCTCAAACTAGACAAGCACATCttattttcctccccttctcaTTCTGCTGCCATGCATATGTCTCTTTTCTCTGGCTGGCTGCAGTCCTGGTTGTTAGAGTTGATGGCCAGATGGAATTTATGttcctttctctcttgcttCCTCATGTGCTATCTGGAATCTGATGCAGACTGGTTTGTGCTCTGCTTCCCACTTCTATGCAGCATGCTAAtttgttaataaatatttctttttagagTTAAAAGCTGAAAGttctttttctccttgcctGTTTTAATGAAGCCTCTGAGCCAAAGCCTGGATTATTTTGATTGTGAGCTCTTGGTCCTATGTTTAAACCTGCATTGTCTTCCTCTTTTGAGGGATAAAAAGAGGCTTAACGTTTGtttggctgatttttttctttactttttgttttggttttgttctagAATGAGAGACAGATTGTGAAAGTAAGGAACATTGCTGGGCCTCATTCTGACTAACTTGTTCTTCAGGAAATTTCTCTGTTCTCATTTCCCCATCTgtagaataggaaaaaaaaacttgctgCCCGAATGCTAAACTTGATCCTGCGACAGTAGCTCAGTTGTTAAGATTTCTAAGGCATTCTGGAAATGTGCATTCTGCATGCTAAGTATCATCCTGTCTAGTTGCCAGTTGTGCCTTGTTGCTAGGTGGCTTGGATTTGTTCAGGTTTGAGCAGCCCTTAGAAGTTGAACAGGAGAAGTGTGATTCCCCCAGTTTTCCAGCAATATTTGCCATGTGTGTCAGCAAGGTGATCGAATCTTCTTGTTGGGGCTTCATAAACTCTgcaatttctctctttctagATGACTGATCCAGTCACGCTAAATGTGGGTGGACACATGTATACGACCTCCCTCACAACTCTAACGAGATATCCTGACTCAATGCTCGGGGCCATGTTCAGGGGAGACTTCCCCACTGCCAGGGACGCTCAGGGCAATTACTTTATTGACAGAGATGGACCACTTTTCCGTTATGTTCTTAACTTTTTAAGGACCTCAGAGCTCACTTTGCCACTGGACTTCAAGGAGTTTGACCTGCTCCGGAAGGAAGCAGACTTCTATCAGATTGAACCCTTGATTCAGTGTCTCAATGACCCCAAGCCGCTGTATCCTGTGGATACCTTTGAGGAGGTGGTGGAGCTGTCCAGCACCCGCAAGCTTTCCAAGTACTCCAACCCGGTGGCTGTGATCATCACGCAGCTCACCATCACCACCAAGGTCCATGCACTGCTGGAAGGCATTTCAAACCACTTCACCAAGTGGAACAAGCACATGATGGACACCAGGGACTGCCAGGTGTCCTTCACCTTTGGGCCGTGTGATTACCACCAGGAAGTGTCGCTGCGAGTCCATCTCATGGAGTACATCACCAAGCAAGGCTTCACCATCAGGAACACCAGGGTCCACCACATGAGCGAGCGTGCCAATGAAAACACAGTGGAGCATAACTGGACTTTCTGCAGACTGGCACGGAAAACAGATGACTGATTCTGACTCCACAGGAGCCACTTCAGTGATTAGCAACTTCATTGGACAGTGAACCCAAGAGAGTCTGGATTTTGGCTAAAGCAACTATGGGCTTTTTTTATACGACTATTTATTGTTTATCAGTGAGGACTGGAGGAGTTTCATTCTCTAGCAGCTCTGTTCTTTTGtccagttcagaaaaaaaaaccgTGCATGTGCCTGTTCAGTCAAGACACCTTTTTGTTTGAAAGAAGGAGTCCGAAGAATCAGTACAATAGGGTATTTTGTGTCATTAACACAATTCTCTGACTCTACTCAAAGTGCTAAAATTACCTCTTGTTTAAATGGTTTCTAATCCATCTAATGCTATGACACTGGgagcaagaaacaaaaaagattttaaaatgcagtttgggGAGAAGCTGCTATTGTGTAGACTAATTTAGTTTCTAAATCAATAAACAGTATTGTAATATTCTAGGAAAACAAATCCCACCCTTTAAAAGTACTTGATAAGTACAGTTTCTTACAGTTATGACAACTGTTTCTTTCTATGCATATAAATCAAGCAACCAAATATTATCAGTAGCCATGGAAATACCAtgacaaatatttatattggaTTCTAAATACAAAATGTCCCTGTGGTagaattcatatttttaatgccTGGTGCAATATTATTCCCAAGTGTAATGCCTGCCAGAAGAAGCTAATAAAAATGTGACATACAGAATactgttttgtattttctttttgtcttttagaattctcatacttaaaaaaaccaaacccaaccaaacaaaaaacctcccacccaaattctggttttttgtgCTGCAGAGTAGTTGGGGTGCTCTGGTAGGGCCCTGGATTCTTCCATTAATGATGtaatttgttcctttttatgTTAATCAGTTGATTCAAATGTCTTCATTATAGACAAAGCTTGTGTTCTGAAACTGCTTTAGATTGATAGAAAGATGGCAAATATTTGTACTGGCTAAAGGGGTAGGGATGGAGGGAACACAGAGCCTAAGTACTTGTAGCTGCTAATAGAGTTGCCTGGTTTGTCAGCACTTTATGTAGTGACTTATATATATAATTCTTactgcaaaatgctttttctaGTGATGTTCAAGTCAAGGCACTCAAATTCTCTGGCTTTACTCAATTTCATACAGACATTTCTACTTATCCTGTTCCCTTTGTCATAGTTATTAATAGAATTTCTGGTTATGGTCTAACTTGATTGCAGCTGGGAGTAAGGGAGTTTGTATCTGTTTCATGGAGTGGATCCTGTTCTCTCATGAAGTTCTTGTCCCAAGTAGGTGGGAGCTTTCCATCCCATATCTGGCTCTAAAGGCTGTCTTGGGGGTATTTCCCTGTCATATTTTGTCTCTTCCTGTTCATACACTGCAGGTTTTTGACTTATGTAATAAGAGGCAGCAGTGAGAGCTTTATTCTTGCTaagaaggagggaagaaaagcagaactgatgaAGGTCAGGAAAAGTTGTTTCTTTCTTGCAACACGTGGtaagaaatatttgtgttaaCTGGCATTGAATTATAATCACAAGATGTTCTTTGCAACACTTAATTTATGAGCAAATTAATGACTGGCATGGATCAGCTTGCCCTTTCCATAATTATGAAGTATAATAATTAGAGAAGCAGTATTCCAAATAATAC is a window encoding:
- the KCTD6 gene encoding BTB/POZ domain-containing protein KCTD6, which translates into the protein MDNGDWGYMMTDPVTLNVGGHMYTTSLTTLTRYPDSMLGAMFRGDFPTARDAQGNYFIDRDGPLFRYVLNFLRTSELTLPLDFKEFDLLRKEADFYQIEPLIQCLNDPKPLYPVDTFEEVVELSSTRKLSKYSNPVAVIITQLTITTKVHALLEGISNHFTKWNKHMMDTRDCQVSFTFGPCDYHQEVSLRVHLMEYITKQGFTIRNTRVHHMSERANENTVEHNWTFCRLARKTDD